Within the Pseudarthrobacter sp. W1I19 genome, the region GGATTTTGAGAGCAACGACTGCGAGGGCACGGCGCGGCTGGACCTGGCAAGCCTGGATGCCAAAGCCCAGGCCGCGTCAGCGGTCACAGGTCTTCCGGCCGGACCTGTTTCCGTCGCCCTGACCCCGGCCGTTCGGACCGCGGAGGGCGTGGAATTCCGGCCTGAACTCAAACTCGAGCTCACACCCCTGCAGCTCACCCTCGCCGGTGGGCCGGGCACCTTGTCTGTCACTGATTCGGCCACCCATCAGCACACCGCCATGGTGCCCCGCATGATCGGTATCAACGGGTTGTCGGTGACTGCGGCCGCTACCCGTATCATCTCGTCAGTGTTCCTGCTCGCTGCCCTGGCCACCGGAATCATCATCATCGTTTTCGCCGGCCGCTCCACCCTCGGGGACGAGGCGGCGGTGATCCGCCGCCGCTACGCAGCGTTGCTGGTGCGGGTCCACCCGATGCCGGCGCCCCAAGGCAGGCCCGTCATCGATGTCACGACGTTCCCGACCCTGGCCAAACTGGCCGAACGCTACGGCCTGCTCGTCCTTCACTGGTCCCGCAGCGGTGTGGAAACCTTCGTGGTCCAGGACGAGAACATCACCTACCGTTACCGGGCAGGGTCAGAGCCTGCCCCCGCCGAACCCCAGCCCCAACCGGCCGACACACAGGCATAACCGGACATGTCCAGGCAGGCGTCACACCGCGGCCTTCTAACAGCCGGTCCAGTACCGGCCCCTGACGACCGCAACACTTCCCTGCTGCCGGGAGGGTAATCGGACGGCCAGGGGGCCGGTTGGGGGTGCGCGTATTCATCGGCAGCCGCCTTCTGCTGTGTGTGCTCGCCGCGCAGGCAGCCTTCGTCCTTGCCCTCACTGCATGGCTGCATTTCCTGGCTCCCCGCGTCCAGGAGCCGGCCGTCCTGACCGGCGTGCTCGCTTCCTTCGCCGCAGGCATGATCCTTGTGGCCGGCTGGACCCCATACCGCGGCGTGCGGGGGCACAGTGAGGAACGGAACCGGAACAACATCACTTCAAGCCTGATGGACACGGTGCTGGACACCAGCCAGGAATGGCTCTGGGCGGTGGACGGTGCCGGAACCTTCACTTTCTCCAGCAGTGCCAGCACCACCTTGCTCGGTTACGAACCCCGCGAATTGGTGGGCAGGCCTTTCAGCCAGCATCACGGGCGATCACTTGTCCAAGGCCCGAGAGGCAGTCAACGTGGCCTTGAACGCCGCTCAGGGCTGGACAGCTGTCACTGTCTGCTGCAGGCACCGGGACGGCAGCCCGGTCCTCATGGAGATGTCCGGCAGGTCGTACCCGGCGTTGGACGGGACCGGCCGGCGATTTGAAGGGACCAACCGCCTGCTGCCTTCCCAGGTCACGGAAACCCAGGTGGAACAGCGGGTGCGGGAACACATCCGCAGCACCGTCAAAGACGGACTGATCCTCACCGCGTTCCAGCCCATCCATGACCTGTCCGGCGGGGCCATCGGCGGGATCTCCGGCATTTCATCAAGGCGCCTGCGGACATTGGAGAGGATGAAGGGTCGGATATAAGCGGTCACAGCATGCGAGGTAAGGGGTATCCACAACTCCGACCCCTCCCCTGCGCCCAGGGCGCAGGCGAGGGCATGGGAGGCCTCGGAAAGGTCGCTGGCGTGGCTGGTGAGCTCGGTCAATAATCTCGTATCTGGTGTATCGGGCAGGACGGCCAGGGGCTGACGGGAGATTGTCACGGCGATTAGTGCTCCTCTTCATTGAATTGGCACCCTGGCGTCATCGCCACTGTTGCGCCGGCTTGCGTAGGTGCCGCTAAGCCACGCGGGGACGAGTTCTGAGGGAATGGGTTTGCTCCAGAGGTAACCCTGCGCCCGGGTGACGCCCATCCGTCGGAGTTCATTGAGCTGGGCGAGGGTTTCAACGCCTTCGGCGATGACGTCGAGTTTGAGGCTTTTCGCCATCCCCACGACGAGTTCGATGACGGTGCCGCTGTGGGGATCGTCGCCGAGTTCCTGGATGAAGATGCGGTCAATTTTCAACGTCCGGGCGGAAAGCCACTTCAGATAGCTCAGCGAGGAGTAGCCGGTGCCGAAGTCGTCGATGGAGAGGCCAACGCGCAGACGGGAAAGACGCTGCAGGGTTTCCCTGGGCAGGTCCGGTTCGTCCATGAGCACTGTTTCTGTCACTTCCAGATGTACCGCTGCCGGATCTATCCCGGAGGCCAGGATCGCTGCCTCCACGATGTCCGGGAAATCCTTGGCCACCAGCTGACGCCCGGAGATGTTCACGGCCGCCGCAAGCTCCTCCGCTCCCTCCACCTGGTCACGCCACTGCTGGATCTGGCGCAGGGTTTCCTGAAGGACCCAGGCTCCAATCGGAACAATCAGGCCGGTTTCCTCGGCGACAGGGATGAACGTCTCCGGGGGAATGACCCCATGATCCGGGTGGTTCCACCGCAGGAGCGCCTCGAACCCCAGCGGGGTCTCCGTGGTCAGGTCGATGATGGGCTGGTAATGCAGGCACATCTCCTCCCTGTCGAGGGCCAGGCGCAGGTCTGATTCCAGGTCCAACCGGCCGCTGGCCCGTCGGGTCATCCTGGAGTGGTAGACCACCGATGCGTCCCCGCCGGCCGATTTTGCCCGGTACATCGCGGTGTCCGCGCCGCCGAGTATCGACTCTGCTGTGTCCTCGGGTCCGGCCAAGGCGATGCCGACACTGACGTTGAGGAAAATCTGCCGCTCTTCGACCTCGAACGGTGCCCTGATGCATGCACGGATCCGCCCGGCGAGGACCTTAGCTGCCCACATGCCCATGTTCTCGCAGACGATGATGAATTCATCGCCGCCGAAGCGGCCCACGGTGTCACCGGGCCTGACGGCGTTCGTCAGGCGTTCACTCAGGAGCATCAGGATTCTGTCCCCGCCACTATGGCCCATGCCGTCATTGACCAGTTTGAACCGGTCGATGTCAACGAACATCACCGCGGGCCGGGAACTATGGTCCAGGAAACCCTGCAGTACCTCGGTGATCCGGTACCTGTTGGGCAGACCTGTCAGGGCGTCGTGGCGGGCCTGCCACTCCAGGACCTGCTCGGCGTTCTTGTGCTCTGTATTGTCCAGCACCGTGTCCAGGAACTGCAGGGGTTTCCCGTCAGGACCATCCACGCTTCGAATTCTCGAATGCAGCCACCGCTGCCCGCCATCGAGCCGGATGAGCCGGTATTCGATGTCTTCGAAACCCGAACCGGCATACAAGCTCCGCCACACCTGCCGGACCCGGTCCCTGTCCTCAGGGTGGGTCCGCTCCAGCATCCATTCCCACGATAAAGACTCCCCGGCCCCCAAGCCTACGATGCGGGCGAACTCCTCTGAGTGCCACGTCGCCTCTGTGGTGGCCGAGTATTCAAGGCTGCCCACATGTGCCATCTCCTGGGCTGCCAGCAGGCGGCGGCGTTCCGCGGCCGCTTCTGACCGCAGCCGTTTGATTTCGGTGATGTCCCTGGCGATTCCGGACGCTCCGGCCAGCTTCCCGTCCTGCCCGTAGACCGGGGACACCGTCAGTTCCACATCGATGAAGGATCCGTCCTTAGGCCGCCACCGTGCTTCCAGGCCGGGGACGAAGGCGCCGCTGCGGATCCGCTCAGCGACGCGCTCGTTGGCGTCCTCGGGCGGACTGGTCGTGAAAAGGTCAGGGTTTCGGCCGATGGCCTCTGCCGCGCTCCAGCCGAGCATCCTGACCGCGCCTGCGTTCCAGCTGGTGATCTTTCCATCCATGTCAGCGCCGATTATCGCATCCCCGGAGGACTCCACCATCGCCGAGAGCCTGCGCAGAACCGCCTCAGTATGTTCCGGTCGGTAATGTCCTTCGAAATGGCCACGATGTCCACCGGCGCGGTGTGGCGGGCCCTGATCGGGCTGATCGTCCCATGGACCGGGAACTCCCTCCCGGCCCGGGCCCGCACCCAGAATTCGCCCGACCAGTCCTTGCCGCCGGCGACCCTCTCGGCGATCTCCTCCCCCGTCGGCCCGGGCCCGACTGTCTGGAACTGACCGACGACACCCAGATCAACAGGCGTCTTCCCCAGAACCTCGGAGGCGGAAAAACCATACAAACGCTCCGAGGCACGGTTCCAGTAAGTGATCCGCCAACGGTTGTCCATGCCGATCACAGACTGGCCGATTTCATCGAGCAGCAGCGACTGCGTCAGCAGGTCATCCTGTTGTTCCCACGCCATTTGATCCCCCGAGATGTCCTCGATCAGGCCTGCCCAGTGTTTCAGTTGCTGAAGTATATGATGGGCCTGGTTTCCCCGGATTCCACTGCCAGTTCCAGCCAATTATTGGTGGAGGAGCACGCTGGGCTGCTGCTATGGCTCAACGGTGACCCCGACGGCCGGTTGGATCACCCATGACGACCAGTCCAGCGGATGCACGGACGGCCGTCCCATCAGATAGCCCTGGCCTGCAGTCAGGCCGGCCTCGATGACCGCTGCAAGCTCGGTTTCTGTTTCGATGCCTTCGGCTGCCAGGACCGCTCCAACTTCCCGGGCCAGAGCTATCACGGCCGGCTCATCCGGCTCTGGTCCTTCCAGGATCCCATTGATGAATGTTCGGTCGAGTTTGATGATGTCCGGGCGGAGGCTAAGAATTCGGTCGACCGGGGTGAAGCCCGGGCCGGAACCGTCGACGGCTACCCGCAATCCCCTTCGGCGGAGCGGTTTCAGCGACCGGGTAACCCTGCCCCATTGTTTGTCATCTGTTTGGCCCCGGAGTTCAACGACAATCCTGTCCATCGCCAGCCCGGAGTTCTTTAGCAGGTCCTGGGTAAGGCTCTCCGTCAATGTCGTGGGGGTCAGGTTGAATGCGACGAAGAGATGGGAAGGGACCATCCCCGCCGCGGACACGGCGCACTGCAGTGCGGCTATCTCCAGCTCGATGCCAAGACCTGCAATCTCCGCTTCCCGGAACCAGGTGTCAGCGTCGGCGCCGTCGCTGCTGACAAAGCGGGTAAGGGCTTCGACCCCGGCGACTCCTCCTTCCGGCAATTTGTAGATTGGCTGGAACGCCGTAAGCAACAGCCTGCTGCCCAGGACGGACTTGATCCTCTTCGTCATTCCACTGTCCTGAGCGCCCTGATCAACAGGGCGACCTGCAGGG harbors:
- a CDS encoding PAS domain-containing protein, with product MRVFIGSRLLLCVLAAQAAFVLALTAWLHFLAPRVQEPAVLTGVLASFAAGMILVAGWTPYRGVRGHSEERNRNNITSSLMDTVLDTSQEWLWAVDGAGTFTFSSSASTTLLGYEPRELVGRPFSQHHGRSLVQGPRGSQRGLERRSGLDSCHCLLQAPGRQPGPHGDVRQVVPGVGRDRPAI
- a CDS encoding bifunctional diguanylate cyclase/phosphodiesterase, which codes for MVESSGDAIIGADMDGKITSWNAGAVRMLGWSAAEAIGRNPDLFTTSPPEDANERVAERIRSGAFVPGLEARWRPKDGSFIDVELTVSPVYGQDGKLAGASGIARDITEIKRLRSEAAAERRRLLAAQEMAHVGSLEYSATTEATWHSEEFARIVGLGAGESLSWEWMLERTHPEDRDRVRQVWRSLYAGSGFEDIEYRLIRLDGGQRWLHSRIRSVDGPDGKPLQFLDTVLDNTEHKNAEQVLEWQARHDALTGLPNRYRITEVLQGFLDHSSRPAVMFVDIDRFKLVNDGMGHSGGDRILMLLSERLTNAVRPGDTVGRFGGDEFIIVCENMGMWAAKVLAGRIRACIRAPFEVEERQIFLNVSVGIALAGPEDTAESILGGADTAMYRAKSAGGDASVVYHSRMTRRASGRLDLESDLRLALDREEMCLHYQPIIDLTTETPLGFEALLRWNHPDHGVIPPETFIPVAEETGLIVPIGAWVLQETLRQIQQWRDQVEGAEELAAAVNISGRQLVAKDFPDIVEAAILASGIDPAAVHLEVTETVLMDEPDLPRETLQRLSRLRVGLSIDDFGTGYSSLSYLKWLSARTLKIDRIFIQELGDDPHSGTVIELVVGMAKSLKLDVIAEGVETLAQLNELRRMGVTRAQGYLWSKPIPSELVPAWLSGTYASRRNSGDDARVPIQ
- a CDS encoding PAS domain S-box protein, yielding MAWEQQDDLLTQSLLLDEIGQSVIGMDNRWRITYWNRASERLYGFSASEVLGKTPVDLGVVGQFQTVGPGPTGEEIAERVAGGKDWSGEFWVRARAGREFPVHGTISPIRARHTAPVDIVAISKDITDRNILRRFCAGSRRWWSPPGMR
- a CDS encoding EAL domain-containing protein, which gives rise to MTKRIKSVLGSRLLLTAFQPIYKLPEGGVAGVEALTRFVSSDGADADTWFREAEIAGLGIELEIAALQCAVSAAGMVPSHLFVAFNLTPTTLTESLTQDLLKNSGLAMDRIVVELRGQTDDKQWGRVTRSLKPLRRRGLRVAVDGSGPGFTPVDRILSLRPDIIKLDRTFINGILEGPEPDEPAVIALAREVGAVLAAEGIETETELAAVIEAGLTAGQGYLMGRPSVHPLDWSSWVIQPAVGVTVEP